From one Coffea eugenioides isolate CCC68of unplaced genomic scaffold, Ceug_1.0 ScVebR1_3267;HRSCAF=4451, whole genome shotgun sequence genomic stretch:
- the LOC113757720 gene encoding uncharacterized protein LOC113757720, protein MEGTRSGRGRGRGSRQPSDRGTAETSTGPNPEPRVDPNVQIVAAMQQMTDLLANVVQQQGHNPNPPVGNPRNPGNHVESEDRALERFQKFSPSKFLGGPDPDVAEQWLEKMIDIFSVLHYSEERQVTFAVFQLEGAARSWWNIIRTKWEREQTPRTWVNFVREFNAKYFLPLVQEKKEDEFIRLRQGTQSVAEYESQFTRLSKFAPELILTEQRRARRFLQGLNVEIQKDLAVAQITTFSDVVEKALRSENARLEVRNFQNKKREFSGSSSTQGNKSTPPKFGRGIGGGRFPGTARGTPPRGGQTRRGQQRSASQGSSVTVSRGPCGFCGKPNHMEDNCWRNEKKCLCCGSAEHQIASCPVQPREARGMTQSQSSKATSGQSRVEGVKPKVPARVYSIEQRPVPDSTEVVEGTIPVFHCLARILIDLGATHSFVNHDFMCGIDITPISLPYDLEVSTPTGNQCLVTSKMYVNCKIWVGERKLLGNLISLAIKRYDVILGMDWLVRYDAQLDCKREVVEFHIPGEATLRLDVKGGLASSAMISGIQARKLLSRGAQGFLAFLINTPTDKLKVKDVPVVGEYSDVFPNELVNLPPQREIEFEINLLPGTSPISKTPYRMAPAELKELKLQLQDLLERGFIRESGSP, encoded by the coding sequence atggagggcactcgtagtggacgaggccgtggACGTGGAAGTAGGCAACCCTCTGATAGAGGTACTgcggaaacctcgactggaccaaaccctgaacctagggtagATCCGAATGTCCAGATAgttgccgctatgcagcaaatgaccgacTTACTGGCCAAtgtagtgcaacaacagggccacaACCCTAACCCACCTGTCGGGAATCCCAGAAACCCTGGGAAccatgtcgagagcgaggatCGAGCCCTCGAAaggttccaaaagttctccccaTCGAAGTTTTTGGGAGGGCCCGATCCAGACGTGGCCGAGcagtggctggagaagatgatagATATTTTTTCCGTCCTACACTACTCGGAAGAGAGGCAAGTTACTTTTGCGGTTTTTCAGCTTGAAGGAGCCGCtcgttcttggtggaacatTATACGaactaagtgggagagagaacagaCACCAAGAACATGGGTGAACTTCGTAagggagttcaatgccaaatACTTTCTGCCATTGGTCCAGGAGAAGAAGGAAGACGAATtcatccgacttcgccaaggcACCCAATCAGTGGctgaatatgagagccagttcacccgtttGTCCAAATTCGCCCCTGAACTTATTTTAACCGAACAAAGGAGGGCGAGGCGTTTCCTTCAGGGGCTTAACGTAGAGATACAAAAGGATTTGGCTGTGGCCCAAATCACTACCTTTAGTGATGTTGTTGAGAAAGCTTTACGATCTGAGAACGCAAGGCTCGAagtgagaaattttcaaaataaaaaacgTGAATTTTCTGGGAGTAGCTCCACTCAAGGGAATAAGAGTACCCCTCCCAAATTTGGAAGGGGAATTGGAGGAGGACGATTTCCGGGTACGGCAAGAGGGACTCCGCCAAGAGGTGGCCAGACGAGACGAGGCCAACAGAGGAGTGCCTCACAAGGGAGTTCCGTCACTGTTTCTCGTGGCCCGTGTGGGTTCTGTGGGAAGCCGAACCACATGGAGGATAACTGCTGGAGAAATGAGAAGAAGTGCCTATGCTGTGGGAGTGCGGAACACCAGATAGCCAGCTGTCCAGTTCAACCCCGAGAGGCGAGAGGGATGACACAATCTCAATCTTCTAAGGCTACCTCAGGGCAGTCAAGAGTAGAAGGGGTGAAACCGAAGGTGCCTGCTCGGGTGTATTCTATTGAGCAGCGTCCTGTCCCTGATTCGAcagaggtggtggaaggtacgatccctgtctTCCACTGTCTAGCTAGAATTTTGATAGACCTCGGGGCCACCCATTCTTTTGTTAACCATGATTTCATGTGTGGAATTGACATTACCCCTATTAGTTTGCCATATGATCTAGAAGTAAGTACTCCCACGGGGAACCAGTGTTTGGTTACTAGTAAGATGTATGTAAACTGTAAAAtctgggtaggagagaggaagttATTGGGGAATTTAATAAGTTTAGCCATTAAGCggtatgatgtgatattggGCATGGATTGGTTAGTTAGGTATGATGCCCAGCTGGACTGTAAGAGGGAAGTAGTGGAATTCCATATCCCTGGAGAGGCGACCTTAAGGCTAGATGTGAAGGGCGGTCTAGCCTCATCTGCAATGATTTCGGGTATTCAGGCTAGGAAACTATTGAGTAGAGGGGCTCAAGGGTTCTTAGCCTTTCTCATCAACACTCCCACTGATAAGTTAAAAGTAAAAGATGTTCCAGTAGTGGGCGAATATTCGGATGTGTTTCCCAATGAGCTAGTGAATCTACCACCgcaaagagagatagaatttgaGATTAACTTGTTACCAGGGActtcacctatctctaagaccccataccgtatggcacctgctgaacttAAGGAGCTGAAGCTGCAgctgcaagaccttttggagcggggttTTATTCgtgagagtggatctccttgA